A stretch of Streptomyces vietnamensis DNA encodes these proteins:
- a CDS encoding PIG-L deacetylase family protein, protein MIRLKTGRLDRIVAVGAHCDDIAIGAGGTLLTLCLARPGIRVDALVLSGGGGEREEEERAALAAFCPGADLHLTVLKLPDGRMPVHWDEAKAAVEELRAGTDPDLILAPRTDDAHQDHRGLAQLIPTAFRDHLVLGYEIVKWDGDLGRMSAYQPLSPEVAEEKVRLLQEHYASQRHRPWYDREAFLGLARIRGIECQARYAEAFAVTKLTLNLGE, encoded by the coding sequence GTGATCCGGCTCAAGACCGGGCGTCTGGACCGGATCGTCGCGGTGGGGGCGCACTGCGACGACATCGCCATCGGCGCCGGCGGCACCCTTCTGACGCTGTGCCTCGCGCGGCCGGGCATCCGGGTCGACGCGCTGGTGCTCTCCGGCGGTGGCGGCGAGCGGGAGGAGGAGGAGCGGGCCGCGCTCGCCGCCTTCTGCCCGGGCGCCGACCTGCACCTGACCGTCCTCAAGTTGCCGGACGGCCGGATGCCCGTGCACTGGGACGAGGCCAAGGCCGCGGTCGAAGAGCTGCGCGCGGGGACGGACCCGGATCTGATCCTGGCCCCGCGGACCGACGACGCGCACCAGGACCACCGGGGCCTGGCGCAGCTGATCCCCACCGCCTTCCGCGACCATCTCGTCCTGGGCTACGAGATCGTCAAGTGGGACGGCGATCTCGGCCGCATGTCGGCGTACCAGCCGCTGTCGCCGGAGGTCGCCGAAGAGAAGGTGCGGCTGTTGCAGGAGCACTACGCCTCGCAGCGGCACCGGCCCTGGTACGACCGGGAGGCCTTCCTCGGCCTCGCCCGGATTCGTGGCATCGAATGCCAGGCGCGGTACGCCGAGGCGTTCGCCGTCACCAAACTCACTCTCAACCTGGGGGAATGA
- a CDS encoding sugar phosphate nucleotidyltransferase — translation MKVVLFCGGYGMRMRNGTSDDVPKPMAMVGPRPLIWHVMRYYAHYGHTEFILCLGYGAHHIKDFFLNYEETTSNDFVLRGGRTELLSTDISDWTITFAQTGIESPIGERLRRVRHHLDGDEMFLANYADVLTDAPLDEMIDRFAARDAGASMMVVPPQSSFHCVELGEDGLVGGITAVADMPLWENGGYFVLRQEVFDHIPENGDLVADGCSGLAKEGRLAAYQHRGFWKPTDTVKERAALDEAYARGDRPWAVWERDNAGVGA, via the coding sequence ATGAAGGTCGTACTGTTCTGCGGCGGTTACGGGATGCGGATGCGCAACGGAACCTCCGACGACGTGCCCAAGCCGATGGCGATGGTCGGCCCGCGGCCGCTGATCTGGCACGTCATGCGCTACTACGCGCACTACGGGCACACCGAGTTCATCCTGTGCCTCGGGTACGGGGCCCACCACATCAAGGACTTCTTCCTCAACTACGAGGAGACGACGTCCAACGACTTCGTGCTGCGGGGCGGGCGGACCGAGCTGCTGTCCACCGACATATCCGACTGGACGATCACGTTCGCGCAGACGGGCATCGAGTCGCCGATCGGGGAGCGGCTGCGCCGGGTGCGTCACCACCTGGACGGCGACGAGATGTTCCTCGCCAACTACGCCGACGTGCTCACCGACGCGCCGCTGGACGAGATGATCGACCGGTTCGCCGCGCGCGACGCCGGTGCGTCGATGATGGTGGTGCCGCCGCAGTCCTCCTTCCACTGCGTGGAGTTGGGCGAGGACGGCCTGGTGGGGGGCATCACCGCGGTGGCCGACATGCCGCTGTGGGAGAACGGCGGTTACTTCGTGCTCCGCCAGGAGGTCTTCGACCACATACCGGAGAACGGGGACCTGGTCGCCGACGGCTGCTCGGGCCTGGCCAAGGAGGGCCGTCTGGCGGCGTACCAGCACCGTGGCTTCTGGAAGCCGACCGACACCGTGAAGGAGCGGGCCGCGCTCGACGAGGCCTACGCCCGGGGCGACCGGCCGTGGGCCGTGTGGGAGCGGGACAACGCCGGGGTGGGCGCGTGA
- a CDS encoding alginate lyase family protein: MTMSAGWYLRRLSAMGPQEVGGRAVDAVRRRRWRTARPDFPGVTGARFTAVLPAGALDGVAPDAAKRLVAEADRLMAGHAEYFGVERDDLVDPDWFYDPKTGRRAPSGYAFDVPYRDEETVGDIKQIWEPSRHQHLTVLAAAYAITGDERYAERVAGHLRSWWAANAPLRGVHWTSGIELGIRLLSWVWVRRLLDGWPGAAALFEENPVALRQVWYHQRWLAAFPSRGSSANNHVIAEAAGQFAAACAFDWFPSSARWREDALRSLDRHLRSNTFLSGLNRELASEYHGLVLELGLAALAEADAAGVPVPATVRLVLLRMTDALAAVVDGRLRPPRQGDSDDGHGLIVDGAGTDRWGSLLATGDAVFGRLAWWPEVTGTDVRTPLLTALLRPAEPAVKRPKSRPVHFPDAGMTILRGPGGIWVRCDGGPHGFLSIAAHGHADALSVEVRHDGVDVLADPGTFCYHGQPEWRQYFRSTLGHNTLRLDGRDQSVSGGPFLWTRHAESRVLVADTSNPEVSRWCAEHDGYRPSVHRRRVELTAASRELRVVDEVRGDPRTAVELAFHLGPTVAAELVGSRAVLTWTVDGEDRSAVLDLPAQLSWRAHRGETEPPLGWYSAGFGRKEPATTLVGTGSADGAEFVSVLGFHG; encoded by the coding sequence ATGACGATGAGCGCGGGCTGGTACCTGCGCCGACTGTCCGCCATGGGGCCGCAGGAGGTCGGCGGCCGGGCGGTCGACGCGGTGCGCAGGCGGCGGTGGCGCACGGCGCGGCCGGACTTCCCGGGCGTGACCGGCGCCCGGTTCACCGCCGTGCTCCCCGCCGGGGCGCTCGACGGGGTGGCTCCGGACGCCGCGAAGCGCCTCGTCGCCGAGGCGGACCGGCTGATGGCCGGGCACGCCGAGTACTTCGGGGTGGAGCGCGACGACCTGGTCGACCCGGACTGGTTCTACGACCCGAAGACCGGGCGGCGGGCCCCGTCGGGGTACGCCTTCGACGTGCCGTACCGGGACGAGGAGACGGTCGGGGACATCAAGCAGATCTGGGAGCCGTCCCGGCACCAGCACCTCACCGTCCTCGCCGCCGCCTACGCGATCACCGGGGACGAGCGGTACGCGGAGCGGGTGGCCGGCCACCTGCGGTCGTGGTGGGCGGCCAACGCGCCGCTGCGCGGGGTGCACTGGACCAGCGGCATCGAGCTGGGCATCCGGCTGCTCTCCTGGGTGTGGGTCCGCCGGCTGCTCGACGGCTGGCCGGGCGCGGCCGCGCTGTTCGAGGAGAACCCGGTGGCGCTCCGCCAGGTCTGGTACCACCAGCGCTGGCTGGCCGCGTTCCCCAGCCGGGGTTCTTCGGCGAACAACCACGTCATCGCCGAGGCCGCCGGGCAGTTCGCCGCGGCCTGCGCGTTCGACTGGTTCCCCTCCTCGGCGCGCTGGCGGGAGGACGCGCTGCGGTCCCTCGACCGGCATCTGCGGAGCAACACCTTCCTGTCCGGCCTCAACCGCGAGCTGGCCTCCGAGTACCACGGCCTCGTCCTCGAACTCGGCCTGGCCGCGCTGGCCGAGGCGGACGCCGCCGGCGTGCCGGTGCCCGCGACGGTCCGGCTCGTGCTGCTGCGGATGACCGACGCGCTCGCGGCCGTCGTGGACGGCCGGCTGCGGCCGCCGCGCCAGGGGGATTCGGACGACGGCCACGGACTGATCGTGGACGGCGCGGGCACCGACCGCTGGGGCTCGCTCCTCGCCACCGGCGACGCCGTGTTCGGCCGGCTCGCCTGGTGGCCGGAGGTGACCGGCACCGATGTGCGCACCCCGCTGCTCACCGCGCTCCTCAGGCCCGCGGAACCGGCCGTGAAGCGGCCGAAGAGCCGACCGGTCCACTTCCCCGACGCGGGCATGACGATCCTGAGGGGTCCCGGAGGGATCTGGGTCCGCTGCGACGGCGGCCCCCACGGCTTCCTGTCCATCGCCGCGCACGGGCACGCGGACGCCCTGTCCGTGGAGGTCCGGCACGACGGGGTCGACGTGCTCGCCGACCCCGGGACGTTCTGCTACCACGGGCAGCCCGAGTGGCGGCAGTACTTCCGGTCGACCCTCGGCCACAACACCCTGCGGCTCGACGGCCGTGACCAGTCCGTCTCCGGCGGTCCGTTCCTGTGGACCCGGCACGCCGAGAGCCGTGTCCTGGTCGCGGACACCTCGAACCCGGAGGTGTCCCGCTGGTGCGCCGAGCACGACGGCTACCGGCCCTCCGTGCACCGCCGCCGGGTGGAGCTGACGGCCGCGAGCCGGGAGCTGCGGGTGGTCGACGAGGTGCGGGGCGACCCGCGCACGGCCGTGGAGCTGGCGTTCCACCTCGGCCCGACGGTCGCCGCCGAGCTGGTGGGGAGCCGGGCGGTGCTCACCTGGACCGTGGACGGCGAGGACCGCTCCGCGGTGCTCGACCTGCCCGCGCAGCTGTCCTGGCGGGCGCACCGCGGCGAGACCGAGCCTCCGCTGGGCTGGTACTCCGCGGGCTTCGGGCGCAAGGAGCCCGCCACCACGCTCGTCGGCACGGGCTCCGCCGACGGCGCGGAGTTCGTCTCCGTACTCGGGTTCCACGGCTAG
- a CDS encoding glycosyltransferase has protein sequence MHVLVVHNRYSSAQPSGENRVVDEEVGLLRAAGHRVELFERRSDDIAARSLLGKAAVPLLVPWNPAVRTELAARLRAERPDVVHVHNVFPLLSPAVLAACADVGVPVVATLHNYTQVCPPGTLHRDGRPCTECVGSAASLPAIRHGCYRNSRLATVPLAVSLSVNRRRWWSGVERFFCISAAQRDLLVRSGMPAERLTVKHNFVPDPGTVRTGAGEHLLFLGRLAEAKGVRLLMAAWDEIAADGGVGVPLVLAGAGPLEREVTAWAAGRDDVRYAGLYDPAEVRKAVARSVAVLAPSMARETFGLVVAEAMAAGVPAVAAGHGGFVELVEDGVTGLLHRPGEPASLASCIRRITAEPDRNQEMGRAARRRYEQGFSPAVGLERLLEEYRTAIAGRSGGGHSAPPVGNDNADSRRVTRASGDGGK, from the coding sequence ATGCATGTCCTGGTGGTGCACAACCGCTACTCCTCGGCGCAGCCGAGCGGGGAGAACAGGGTCGTCGACGAGGAGGTGGGGCTGCTGCGCGCGGCCGGCCACCGCGTCGAGCTGTTCGAGCGGCGCAGCGACGACATCGCCGCCCGGTCCCTGCTCGGCAAGGCCGCGGTGCCGCTGCTCGTGCCGTGGAACCCGGCGGTCCGTACGGAGCTCGCCGCCCGGCTGCGCGCCGAGCGGCCGGACGTGGTGCACGTCCACAACGTCTTTCCGCTGCTTTCGCCCGCGGTGCTCGCCGCGTGCGCCGACGTGGGCGTGCCCGTCGTCGCGACGCTGCACAACTACACGCAGGTCTGCCCGCCCGGCACGCTGCACCGGGACGGCCGGCCGTGCACCGAGTGCGTCGGGTCTGCGGCGTCGCTGCCCGCGATCCGGCACGGCTGCTACCGGAACTCCCGGCTCGCGACGGTTCCGCTCGCGGTCAGCCTGTCGGTCAACCGGCGGCGGTGGTGGTCGGGCGTGGAGCGGTTCTTCTGCATCTCCGCGGCGCAGCGCGACCTCCTGGTGCGGTCCGGCATGCCGGCCGAACGCCTCACGGTGAAGCACAACTTCGTGCCCGACCCGGGCACCGTCCGGACGGGCGCCGGTGAGCATCTGCTCTTCCTCGGCCGCCTCGCGGAGGCCAAGGGCGTGCGGCTGCTCATGGCCGCGTGGGACGAGATCGCCGCGGACGGCGGGGTGGGCGTGCCGCTCGTGCTCGCCGGCGCGGGGCCGCTGGAGCGGGAGGTGACCGCCTGGGCGGCGGGCCGGGACGACGTCCGGTACGCCGGGCTGTACGACCCGGCGGAGGTCCGGAAGGCCGTCGCGCGGTCGGTCGCCGTCCTGGCCCCGTCGATGGCCAGGGAGACGTTCGGCCTGGTGGTCGCGGAGGCCATGGCGGCGGGGGTCCCGGCCGTCGCCGCCGGTCACGGCGGCTTCGTCGAACTCGTCGAGGACGGGGTGACCGGGCTGCTGCACCGCCCGGGCGAGCCCGCCTCGCTCGCGTCCTGCATACGCCGGATCACGGCCGAGCCGGACCGCAACCAGGAGATGGGCCGGGCGGCCCGGCGCCGTTACGAGCAAGGGTTCAGCCCCGCCGTCGGCCTGGAGCGCCTGCTGGAGGAGTACCGCACCGCGATCGCGGGGCGGTCGGGCGGCGGGCACAGCGCGCCGCCGGTGGGGAACGACAACGCCGACTCGCGACGGGTCACCCGCGCGAGCGGAGATGGGGGGAAGTAG
- a CDS encoding bi-domain-containing oxidoreductase, which produces MKQVVQNYKSGELAVLDVPVPGCKPGGVLVRTAYSLISTGTELMKVSEAGMSMLGKARSRPDQVAKVVQSVATNGVPATYRKVMGKLDSYTPLGYSLCGVVEQVGAGIHDVKVGDLVACAGNEHALHAELNWVPKNLYTPVPDGLAPRHAAFGTVGSIALQGVRQGEPQLGEVALVIGLGLIGQLVVQLLTAAGVRVVGADPDPARCELAERLGAAACGDPGSASVEAAVAELTGGHGVDQVYLAAGGGSNQPVELAARLCRDRGRVVDIGKCRLDLPWNAYYEKELDVRFSRSYGPGRYDPEYELEGRDYPIGYVRWTERRNLACFLDLMARGSVDVEPLVSHVAAFDDAVETYRSLKDGELKAVAVLFRYAEQAEKAAEAPAVAVPAVNVKRTKARPAGSPVRLAFVGAGNYATSMLLPHLTGREGVELSTVVTTTALSAANAQRKFGFARATTDLDAVLGDTSIDAVFVVTRHSSHADLTKKALLAGKAVFVEKPLALGEDELAGVLATVEESGNDRLQVGFNRRFAPLLQEAKKRFGARTGPANLRYLVNAGRLEHGSWYLRQGSEGSRFAGEGGHFVDTASWLLDADPVSVYAVATPGNEDLQVVLRYPDGSTATISYVTTGASGFPKETLDLVADGKVLRLDDFVRASVYGPEKWVSSRLPKARDKGQNAELAAFVRAVRTGGPMPVPLESLVATTAATLAVPAGLAGGAPVTLEKRR; this is translated from the coding sequence GTGAAACAGGTCGTACAGAACTACAAGAGCGGCGAACTGGCCGTGCTCGACGTGCCGGTGCCGGGGTGCAAGCCGGGCGGTGTCCTCGTCCGGACCGCCTACTCGTTGATATCCACCGGCACCGAGCTCATGAAGGTGTCCGAGGCCGGGATGTCGATGCTCGGCAAGGCCCGCTCGCGCCCCGACCAGGTGGCCAAGGTCGTGCAGAGCGTGGCCACCAACGGGGTGCCCGCCACGTACCGCAAGGTGATGGGCAAGCTGGACTCGTACACGCCGCTCGGGTACTCGCTGTGCGGGGTGGTCGAGCAGGTCGGCGCCGGGATCCACGACGTGAAGGTCGGCGACCTCGTGGCCTGCGCCGGCAACGAGCACGCGCTGCACGCCGAGCTGAACTGGGTGCCGAAGAACCTCTACACCCCGGTGCCGGACGGCCTCGCGCCGCGGCACGCGGCCTTCGGCACCGTCGGGTCCATCGCGCTCCAGGGCGTCCGCCAGGGCGAGCCGCAGCTCGGCGAGGTGGCGCTCGTCATCGGCCTCGGTCTGATCGGGCAGCTGGTGGTGCAGCTCCTCACCGCCGCGGGGGTCCGCGTCGTGGGCGCCGACCCCGACCCGGCGCGCTGCGAGCTCGCCGAGCGCCTGGGCGCCGCGGCCTGCGGCGATCCCGGGTCGGCCTCCGTGGAGGCCGCCGTCGCCGAGCTCACCGGTGGTCACGGGGTGGACCAGGTGTATCTGGCGGCCGGTGGCGGCAGCAACCAGCCCGTCGAGCTGGCCGCCCGGCTGTGCCGGGACCGCGGACGGGTCGTCGACATCGGCAAGTGCCGTCTGGACCTGCCGTGGAACGCGTACTACGAGAAGGAGCTCGACGTCCGGTTCTCCCGCAGTTACGGCCCGGGGCGCTACGACCCGGAGTACGAGCTGGAGGGCCGGGACTACCCGATCGGCTACGTGCGCTGGACCGAGCGCCGGAACCTGGCGTGCTTCCTCGACCTCATGGCCCGGGGCAGCGTCGACGTGGAGCCCCTGGTCTCGCACGTCGCCGCCTTCGACGACGCCGTCGAGACGTACCGGTCGCTGAAGGACGGCGAGCTGAAGGCCGTGGCCGTGCTGTTCCGGTACGCCGAGCAGGCGGAGAAGGCCGCGGAGGCGCCGGCGGTGGCCGTGCCCGCGGTGAACGTCAAGCGGACGAAGGCCCGGCCCGCCGGATCGCCGGTACGGCTCGCGTTCGTCGGCGCCGGAAACTACGCCACGTCGATGCTGCTGCCGCACCTGACCGGGCGCGAGGGCGTCGAGCTGTCCACGGTCGTCACCACGACGGCCCTGTCCGCGGCCAACGCCCAGCGGAAGTTCGGCTTCGCCCGGGCCACCACCGACCTCGACGCCGTGCTCGGCGACACGTCCATCGACGCGGTGTTCGTGGTCACCCGCCACAGCTCGCACGCCGACCTGACGAAGAAGGCGCTGCTCGCCGGCAAGGCCGTGTTCGTGGAGAAGCCGCTGGCGCTCGGCGAGGACGAGCTGGCCGGTGTCCTGGCGACGGTGGAGGAGTCCGGCAACGACCGGCTGCAGGTGGGCTTCAACCGCCGGTTCGCGCCGCTGCTGCAGGAGGCGAAGAAGCGGTTCGGTGCCAGGACCGGTCCGGCGAACCTCCGCTACCTGGTCAACGCCGGCCGTCTGGAGCACGGCAGCTGGTACCTCCGGCAGGGCAGCGAGGGCTCGCGGTTCGCCGGCGAGGGCGGGCACTTCGTCGACACGGCGAGCTGGCTGCTCGACGCCGACCCCGTCTCGGTGTACGCGGTGGCCACCCCCGGCAACGAGGACCTCCAGGTCGTCCTGCGCTACCCGGACGGGTCCACCGCCACCATCAGCTACGTCACCACCGGTGCGTCCGGCTTCCCCAAGGAGACCCTCGACCTGGTCGCCGACGGCAAGGTGCTGCGGCTCGACGACTTCGTGCGTGCCTCGGTGTACGGTCCCGAGAAGTGGGTCAGTTCGCGGCTGCCCAAGGCCCGCGACAAGGGCCAGAACGCCGAACTGGCCGCGTTCGTCAGGGCCGTGCGGACCGGCGGGCCGATGCCGGTGCCGCTGGAGTCGCTCGTCGCCACCACGGCGGCCACCCTCGCCGTGCCGGCCGGTCTGGCGGGCGGCGCGCCGGTGACGCTGGAGAAGCGCCGATGA
- a CDS encoding class I SAM-dependent methyltransferase, protein MTRCRLCGSAALGSVVDLGATPPCESFLTAEQLDRPEPAYPLHLRVCTDCWLAQIPPLITPEETFKEYAYFSSFSTSWVEHARVFVADAVQRAGLGPDSFVVEVASNDGYLLKHVVDRGIRCLGIEPSVNVGAAARDAGVPTLTEFLSPDTGAAVRAEHGPADLVVANNVYAHIPDVVGFTQGLRALVADDGWVSIEVQHLLTLIEENQYDTIYHEHFQYYTVASAIRALASGGLTLVDVELLPTHGGSIRLWARPTAAAGEPSGRVAEVLDREKAAGLQELSGYAEFSARVAKVRRDLLKFLIEAAERGETVVGYGAPGKGNTLLNHCGIRPDLLAYTVDRNPYKHGRYTPGTRIPILPPERIAEDKPDYVLVLPWNLRAELVEQLSFVHEWGGRLVFPIPELSIVEVAR, encoded by the coding sequence ATGACACGATGCCGACTCTGCGGTTCGGCCGCTCTGGGGAGCGTCGTCGATCTGGGGGCGACCCCGCCGTGCGAGAGCTTTCTGACCGCGGAGCAACTGGACCGGCCGGAGCCCGCGTACCCGCTGCACCTGCGGGTCTGCACCGACTGCTGGCTCGCGCAGATACCTCCGCTGATCACGCCGGAGGAGACGTTCAAGGAGTACGCGTACTTCTCCTCCTTCTCGACCTCCTGGGTGGAGCACGCGCGCGTGTTCGTCGCCGACGCCGTGCAGCGGGCGGGCCTCGGCCCCGACTCCTTCGTGGTCGAGGTCGCGAGCAACGACGGCTACCTGCTGAAGCACGTCGTGGACCGGGGGATCCGCTGCCTCGGCATCGAGCCGTCGGTGAACGTCGGCGCCGCCGCGCGGGACGCGGGCGTGCCCACGCTCACGGAGTTCCTGTCCCCGGACACCGGTGCGGCCGTCCGCGCCGAGCACGGCCCGGCGGACCTGGTCGTGGCCAACAACGTGTACGCGCACATCCCCGACGTCGTCGGCTTCACGCAGGGCCTCCGGGCCCTGGTGGCCGACGACGGCTGGGTCTCCATCGAGGTGCAGCACCTGCTGACGCTGATCGAGGAGAACCAGTACGACACGATCTACCACGAGCACTTCCAGTACTACACGGTCGCCTCCGCGATCCGGGCCCTCGCGAGCGGCGGGCTCACGCTCGTGGACGTCGAGCTGCTGCCCACGCACGGCGGTTCCATCCGGCTGTGGGCCCGGCCGACCGCGGCGGCCGGCGAACCGTCCGGCCGCGTGGCCGAGGTCCTCGACCGGGAGAAGGCCGCCGGGCTGCAGGAACTGTCCGGGTACGCCGAGTTCTCCGCCCGGGTGGCGAAGGTGCGCCGGGACCTGCTCAAGTTCCTCATCGAGGCGGCCGAGCGCGGCGAGACGGTCGTCGGCTACGGCGCCCCGGGCAAGGGCAACACCCTGCTCAACCACTGCGGCATCCGGCCCGACCTGCTCGCGTACACGGTCGACCGCAACCCCTACAAGCACGGCAGGTACACCCCGGGCACCCGCATCCCGATCCTGCCGCCCGAGCGGATCGCCGAGGACAAGCCGGACTACGTCCTCGTCCTGCCGTGGAACCTGCGGGCCGAGCTGGTCGAGCAGCTGTCCTTCGTGCACGAGTGGGGCGGCCGCCTTGTCTTCCCCATCCCGGAACTGAGCATTGTCGAGGTCGCGCGATGA
- a CDS encoding NAD-dependent epimerase/dehydratase family protein, which produces MRVLLTGHQGYLGTVMAPVLAAAGHEVVGLDSGLFADCVLGPSPADPAGHRVDLRDVTAEHVAGVDAVIHLAALSNDPLGSLAPDLTYDINHHASVRLARLARDAGVRRFLYASTCSVYGAAGGDELVGEDAPLRPVTPYAESKVRVEDDLHALADGDFTPVYMRNATAFGYSPRLRADIVLNNLVGHALLSGEVLVLSDGTPWRPLVHAADIARAFTAALTAPREAVHDRAFNIGSEANNVTVAEIAEQVAEAVDGAKVRITGENGADPRSYRVDFSRFRAAIPGFDCEWTVERGALELADAYRKHGLSREDFERRFTRLAVLRSASETGSVDDTLRWRR; this is translated from the coding sequence TTGCGCGTACTGCTGACCGGACACCAGGGCTACCTGGGCACCGTGATGGCCCCGGTCCTCGCGGCCGCCGGGCACGAGGTCGTCGGCCTTGACTCCGGCCTGTTCGCGGACTGCGTCCTCGGCCCGTCGCCGGCGGACCCGGCAGGGCACCGGGTGGACCTGCGGGACGTCACGGCCGAGCACGTGGCCGGAGTGGACGCCGTGATCCACCTGGCCGCGCTGTCCAACGACCCGCTGGGATCGCTGGCGCCCGACCTCACCTACGACATCAACCACCACGCGTCGGTACGGCTCGCCCGCCTCGCCCGCGACGCCGGGGTACGGCGCTTCCTGTACGCGTCGACCTGCTCCGTCTACGGCGCCGCCGGCGGCGACGAACTGGTGGGCGAGGACGCCCCGCTGCGCCCGGTGACGCCGTACGCGGAGTCCAAGGTGCGGGTGGAGGACGACCTGCACGCGCTCGCCGACGGCGACTTCACCCCGGTGTACATGCGCAACGCCACCGCCTTCGGCTACTCGCCCCGGCTGCGCGCCGACATCGTGCTGAACAACCTGGTGGGCCACGCCCTCCTCTCCGGCGAGGTGCTCGTCCTCTCCGACGGCACCCCCTGGCGCCCCCTGGTGCACGCCGCCGACATCGCACGGGCCTTCACGGCCGCGCTGACCGCGCCGCGCGAGGCCGTGCACGACCGGGCGTTCAACATCGGCAGCGAGGCCAACAACGTCACGGTCGCCGAGATCGCCGAGCAGGTCGCCGAGGCGGTGGACGGCGCGAAGGTGCGGATCACCGGGGAGAACGGCGCCGACCCGCGGTCGTACCGGGTGGACTTCTCCCGGTTCCGCGCCGCGATCCCCGGCTTCGACTGCGAGTGGACGGTGGAGCGGGGCGCGCTCGAACTCGCCGACGCATACCGGAAGCACGGGCTGAGCCGGGAGGACTTCGAGCGGCGCTTCACCCGCCTCGCCGTGCTGCGCTCGGCGTCCGAGACCGGTTCCGTCGACGACACCCTGCGGTGGCGCCGATGA
- a CDS encoding right-handed parallel beta-helix repeat-containing protein, whose product MGITWRHRAVPAALLALALLTATGCESGTPDAGSKPAAGPSTSASVAVARVCAEPAAGPAQAPAGAVTVDPGVVGDLAAKTEDSPPHTTFWLRPGRHRLDPGEYDQVLPKEGNTYLGAPGAVLDGAKTNDYAFGGTARDVTIKYLTVRGFTAPQDEGVVNHDSADGWVIEHATIRDNSGAGLMAGARQQVRSSCLRDNGQYAMNAYKAGDSIKGLVVEGNEITGNNTDDWERKQPGCGCTGGMKFWAVDGADVRGNWVHDNRGVGLWADNNNNDFLFEDNVLEANDGAALMYETSYNAVIRNNTIRRNNWVEGRAGVKDGDDFPYATVYVSEAGGEPRIHARTDRIEIYGNLLENNWSGITLWENADRFCNSPANTSTGYCTLLVKDVKRCAQPGIATAPLYADCRWKTQRVDIHGNRFVLDKSVLDCTVLCDRMAVLSNDGTSPDWSPYKGDRVARAITLHQDNRWHDNVYVGPWTFVAHDAGRTLGSGQWQGAPYRQDADSTFRTQDGG is encoded by the coding sequence TTGGGGATCACGTGGCGGCACCGGGCGGTGCCGGCGGCACTGCTGGCGCTTGCGCTGCTCACGGCGACCGGCTGCGAGAGCGGCACGCCGGACGCGGGGTCGAAGCCGGCCGCCGGCCCTTCGACGTCCGCGTCCGTGGCCGTGGCCCGGGTGTGCGCCGAGCCCGCGGCCGGGCCGGCGCAGGCGCCGGCGGGCGCGGTGACGGTGGACCCCGGGGTCGTCGGTGACCTGGCCGCGAAGACCGAGGACAGCCCCCCGCACACCACGTTCTGGCTGCGGCCGGGCCGGCACAGGCTGGACCCGGGCGAGTACGACCAGGTCCTCCCCAAGGAGGGGAACACGTACCTCGGGGCGCCGGGCGCGGTGCTCGACGGCGCGAAGACCAACGACTACGCGTTCGGCGGCACCGCCCGCGACGTCACGATCAAGTACCTGACCGTGCGGGGTTTCACCGCGCCGCAGGACGAGGGCGTGGTCAACCACGACTCGGCCGACGGATGGGTGATCGAGCACGCGACGATCCGGGACAACTCCGGCGCCGGTCTCATGGCCGGTGCCCGCCAGCAGGTCCGCTCCAGTTGTCTGCGGGACAACGGGCAGTACGCGATGAACGCCTACAAGGCCGGTGACTCCATCAAGGGCCTGGTCGTCGAGGGCAACGAGATCACGGGCAACAACACCGACGACTGGGAGCGGAAGCAGCCGGGCTGCGGCTGCACGGGAGGCATGAAGTTCTGGGCGGTCGACGGCGCCGACGTCCGCGGCAACTGGGTGCACGACAACCGGGGCGTCGGGCTGTGGGCGGACAACAACAACAACGACTTCCTCTTCGAGGACAACGTCCTCGAAGCCAATGACGGTGCCGCCCTGATGTACGAGACCAGCTACAACGCCGTCATCCGGAACAACACGATCCGGCGGAACAACTGGGTCGAGGGCCGCGCGGGCGTCAAGGACGGCGACGACTTCCCGTACGCGACCGTCTACGTGTCCGAGGCCGGCGGCGAGCCGCGGATCCACGCCCGCACGGACAGGATCGAGATCTACGGGAACCTGCTCGAGAACAACTGGTCCGGGATCACCCTGTGGGAGAACGCCGACCGGTTCTGCAACAGCCCGGCCAACACCTCGACCGGCTACTGCACCCTGCTGGTGAAGGACGTCAAGCGCTGCGCGCAGCCCGGGATCGCGACCGCGCCGCTGTACGCGGACTGCCGGTGGAAGACCCAGCGGGTGGACATCCACGGCAACCGCTTCGTCCTCGACAAGTCCGTCCTCGACTGCACGGTCCTGTGCGACCGGATGGCGGTGCTCTCCAACGACGGCACCTCTCCGGACTGGTCGCCGTACAAGGGCGACCGGGTGGCCCGGGCGATCACCCTCCACCAGGACAACCGCTGGCACGACAACGTCTACGTCGGGCCGTGGACGTTCGTCGCCCACGACGCGGGCCGGACGCTCGGCTCCGGGCAGTGGCAGGGCGCGCCGTACCGGCAGGACGCGGACAGCACCTTCCGCACGCAGGACGGTGGTTGA